The nucleotide window GGCATCAAATTGCCAGATAAAAGGCGAAAAAAGCCATGACCAACCCAACACCTCTTTTGCTTGTAAAGATTGTATAATAATCGGTCCACGGTTATGAGTATGAATAGATAAATCAACAGCACCTGTTAATAAAATGTGACAATAGTTGGCTTCTTCTCCTTCCAAAAAAATTGTTTCACCTTTAGAAAATGATTTTTCTGATGCACAGCCAATTAAATCGGAAATCGTTGTAAAAGGTAGCCCTTTAAAAATCATATGTTCTGATAAATGTTTTGTAATGCGGTCAGTCATGAGATGTTTTTCCCTGTGTATAGGTTTCAGGTGACTGTGATAAAGCGGCCAGTTCTTCTGTAATATCGATTTTAGATGGGCACCAAGTGATACACCGGCCACATCCTACACATCCTAGTGAATCGAATTGATCTTCCCATGATGCAAATTTGTGAGTGACCCATTGACGATACCTAGATAAGGTGGATGCTCGGGTGTTTCCACCATGGATGTATGTAAACTCCGACGTAAAACACGAGTCCCATTTTTGTTGTCTTTCGGAATTTCCGTCCAAATCATTTACATCTTCTACAGTCATGCAAAAACATGTTGGACACACCATGGTACAATTGGAACAAGACATACACCGTTCGGCCACATCACTCCAGCGTGGATGATTTGGATGGTCTAATAATTTTGATTTGAGTCCCGTTGTTTTTATTTTTCTTTTTAATTGAGACCGAACTCTTTCTAATTGAGCATCCTTAACGATTACTTGATTTTGGGTCGCATCTTTCATATTAATTTGGTTTAGAATAATCTGACCTTTTATTGTCTCAGATCGCACCAAGAAAAAGTGTTCCCCTTCATTCACAATTTCAGTGAGAATGATATCGCTTCCATTTTGAATTTCTGGACCGGAACCAACAGAATCACAAAAGCATGTTTCGCATGTATTAAAACATTCCACAGTTATAATAAGGGCTTGTTCTCGTCTTTTTTTATAAGCAGGATCAATATAAGTGCCACCCATAAAGACTTTATCTTGTATAGAAATAGCGGCCATTTCGCATCCCCGAACACCAATAAAGGCATAGCTGGGCTGTTCTTCTGAACTATGAATGGAATATTCTTTTTCACCCTTAGATACTTTAAAAATAGTTTGAACTGGTGGAAATAAATATTTTTTCCAAGAATAGGGTGAAATGGTATAGCCGAAAAATCGACTGGAATCCGTCTGTTGAGCAACATATTTCCCTGGACTTTGATGATCAATTAGGCCTTTAGGTAATTCATCTGCCTTTTGGATGGGTTCGTAAGAAATCACACCTTCTTTTTCCGTGGGGCCAATAAGGGTATAATTATTTATTGTAATTGCGTTAAATAGCTCATCCAATAAATCATGTTGAAGTACTTTAATTTCCATTGAGTCTCCCTTTAGATTTCATCAATTTTCGTGTAACCCTTTTTAATCTTTCCGATACATCATGTCGTGGGGTACTTAAATATATTTTATGGGGCCATCCAAAAAATTCTAGCGGTATTACTATTGAATCGCTTCGGGTATTTTGTTTGTAAATGGCAAATTTCAACAAATAGGATAAAGAAGACAAAGATTTGATAACATGTTGAAATTCAGGAGATGTTTTTGAATTACCGTTCCCATCAATTATAAGAAAATATATTGGGGTTACATATGCTTTTATCACCTGTTTACCAGATGAATTATATAAATGCATTAGTTCCGTTTTAAAATCGATCTTTTTCATTTCAAATCTCCACGATTTAAAGATCTTTTTCCTAAAGTAGGCAATCCAGCTATCTGAAAATAGGATAATCTTATCCTATTTGCAAGTTTAAATGAAATCATCTAATTTGTCGACGAGAATACTGGATTGTTCTTGATGTTTTTAATTTTATTTTTTAATACAATCGGCTTGCATTTTACCATGATTATTGACCCCATTATGCACGAGACACCGGCAATGATAAACGGAACCATCCAGACAGATGGATCTGTTGTGGATTGGGCTGAATCTTTGAAATATCCGGCCAAATAGGGTCCCACTATTCCTGCGATTCCGTAGGCCGAAAAGACCCAACCATAATTAGTCCCTACATTTTTATTTCCAAAATAATCTGCAGTAATTGCAGGAAATAATGCAAAATTTCCACCAAAATTAAATCCAATAATCGATGCTGATATGATAAACCCAAATTCTGATGCATAGACGATAAACACATGATATACCATAAACATAATTATACCCTGAATGGCCGTTAAAATGATGATGGTGATTCGTCGACCAATTTTATCAGAGACAACTCCCCAAACAATTCGTCCGAGTCCATTAAAGATGGCATACCACGCCATAGCTGTTCCTGCCACTAGTCCCGGATTATTCACATTGTGATATGCCAGAGCATCCGTGCCAAATAAACGAATACAATAAATAACCATCAATCCAGATAAAGCAGAAAATATGAATGTCATCCAAATTAGATAAAACTGATGAGTTCGCAACATCTCATAAGAAGAAAGGTTCATAGATTCACCCTGTGTATGCTCATTGGAATGTGTGGACCATCCTGCTGGCACATATCCTTCCGGCGGGTTCACCATGACAAGACTTCCTAATAAAACCAAAGCTGTAAATATTATTCCATAAATCAGAAATACACTTTGCACATTAGATAAATCAAAAAGGGAAACTGTATTTAAAAGTCCTCCAAACCATGAATCCGCCATTTTTACCCAAATCGTGGCACCAAAACCAAATCCTGCCACGGCCAATCCTGTAATCATGCCTTTTTTATCTGGAAACCATTTTACTCCGACTGCGATAGGAACGACATAGGCAAAACCAATGCCAGCTCCCCCAAAAACGCCGATAAACAAAAATTGCATAAAAAATGTCGACCCAAAAAAGCCACCCATCATATAGCCTGCACCTAATAAAATCCCACCTAATATTGCAATTTTTCTCGGACCGTACAAGGCTTGTAAGCGCCCTGCAAGAATCATAACAAACGCAAATGTTGCCAATCCTGCCGAAAAAATAAGTGCTGCTTCGCGTGCCGAAAACTGATAAAGTCCACTTGGATCTGTAATTATTTTCGTAAACACACTCCATGCATAAATAGCACCTAAAGCCAATTGAATCATAATAGCACCCACAACTACGAGCCATCTATTTTCTGTTAATATTATATTCATCATAGTCTCCAATCATTAAAATGTTAAATAGCTTGCAAATAATATTCGGTGATTTAAAACAGGCTCATCGCTTGTATTAGCCAATGGCTTTAAATGTGAATCAAACTCAGATGTATATAATACGAGAGTTATATCATACTCTAATCCAAAGTGAAGATTTTTATTTTTCCAAATTAACCTTGGACTTATTCTAGCCACTTTTTCAATTTCAGGTGATCTCGCATAAAACATATAAGAATTCATTTGGTCCTCATGGTCATCAATTCCTTGATTCAAAGTGAAACCAGTAAATAATCCAGTCATGAATGATTTATAATTAAATTCAAGATCAATCCAATAGCTTGAGACACGGGTTCCTAAATACGTTGTACTTGAATCAAAATTTGTTATTTTAGCCAGTCCACCCATCATAAGATGATCAGACAAATCCGTCCCAGATACATATTTATATTTAATTTTAAAAGCATCAAATTCAGTTTTTCCATAGACCGTAAAAGCGGTCTCATTAATAATAACTTTTTCTGGCCGGAGCGATTTTTGCGTCCACCCCAGTCCCACCAATCCGGATGAATATTGATATACAGAATGAAGATGAATTGCGGGGATTCCTGCTCGTTGTTGTATCGATTTTCCTAAAATTTCTTGATAGGCATCCCGTTGCATAGTTATTGAAAGTTTTAATTGAAGTTTTTCTAATAAATTTTTATATAATGATATTTGCGGGAATCTCGCAAAAGGTTGAATGGGTGCACCTGTATTAAAATTTAAAACACCTGGATATACTTCAACCGTAAATAATGGACTCCAATATTGCCCCAACAAAATTTGGGTAGAAGCCTTAGATATTTTTATAAATGCATGACGTAATCGGACAATATTTTCTAATCCATTTGTTGTTCCAAAAAAGTCGCCTTCAACTTTTCCACTTATAGAATAATTGCCATATTTTTCAGGTAATATAGTCAAACCCAATCGCGTTTGAAATGATGTCATATTAAACATGGGAATGCTATTCTCATCCCAATTAGTTTCATCATTCGCAACAGTTTTCGGGTATAAATAAAAATGACATTCTCGCGAAGCTACAATTTGACGTGAGTTATAAAAAGTATCAAAGCGGATGAAACCGCCATATTTTAAAGTCGTTCCTGTTAATGCTGAACTTATTAACAAAAAGATAATAAGTATTTTTCGCATCTTGATTACCATTAATTATAAAATGGGCAAGCTCCAAAAACCATCCCTCACAACAAGCCATATTTTTTCTAATATTATCTTTTTCACAATTAACTCCATATAATTTTCTATGGTTTAATACTTTCAATAAATTTATCGATCAATTTCCAATTCACATGTTCCATAACCACAATCTTCCACCATTTGGGTGAACCTGAATGAGTGTCTGGAACTAAGGTGTATTTCTCACAAATACTTTGAGAAATATCCTCAGATCGAATTGCAACAATATTCATGAAACTGTTCCTAAAATATCGAATATTTAAGGCTTCTAATTTTTTGCATAAGTAATCTGTTTTTTTGATGAATTTCTGCATATGATTTTTTAATCCTTTAGACCCATGTATATTTAAAATCATCCAAGTGGCAATAGCATTTGCCCCAGAACGAGATCCGCAAAGTGTATGGTCTAGTCCCTCAATATAACTGGCCTCTTTTGTCATCACATTATCTATCAACCCTTTTCTAATAAGAAAAATTCCTGTACCATAAGGTGCTTGTAACATTTTATGGCCATCTACTGAAACAGAATCAATATATGGATTTTCAAAATTGAATGTGCTATTAGGATTGGTAAATGGATAAATAAATCCTCCGAATGCAGCATCAATATGAATTTTATATTGGATATTCCTGGATTTATAAAGGTCAGTAATCTCACCTATACAATCAACTGAACCAAACATGGTAGTGCCCATATTTAACACAGTGATAAAATATTTAATACCATCACTTTTCATTTTTATCAATTGACTATCCAGTTTTTGAAGGTCAATCTTCCTGCTGTTGAAATCAACATTTAAAATGTTATAATTCAGTTGTAAAATATTGCAAGCTTTATACAGAGAATAATGAGTATCCTCTGAAAACAATACTACAATTTCATCATTTTTCGCGTTTAGAATATTTTTATAATAATCACGATAAATCCAAATAGCCTGTATATTACATTCCGTTCCACCTGGAGCAATATAGCCATCAAGAGTATTGTGCTTTGCTCTAAATATTTCTTCACCACAAATCCGAAGCAACTCTAATTCAATCTGCTGAGTGCCTTTAAATGATGGCAATGATTTATCGTAAGTATGAAGTCCTATATGATTTGGGTTCTCAATAAATGACCTGATATAAGGTGCATTCTCAAGGAAATCTGCGTCAGATGGGAATATTTTTGGATCAAGATAAGTTGCTGGTAATCCCAGAATATTGTTGTCATAAAAACTTGAATTTTGATCCAAAGCTTTCAATACTGTGGATTTTAATTCATCAAAGGATTTTTCTGGCCAATACATTACAAATAGATCAGATAAAGTTTTTTACACATTATTAATTAGGAATGGCCTAATGACACTCGATGTTTTTGAATTAGGGTAAATGCGATCGCATTTTTTCCCTTTTCAAATTGATTGCGTTTGTACTCATTGTAGGCAACCAAAAGGAGGGACACAAACAATCGAAAAGGTATTTTGCTAGCAATCCACCATTTCATATCGAGTGTCATAGCCAATTATTAATATTTGGGTCAATTAATCCTTCCCAAATTGAAATTTTTAAAAAACTTGTTCTAACTAAAACCCTTTAGGTTGAGGAACATTCCGTTAGTACCCATGTTCAGTTATTCAACTTCGAAAAAAATCTCGCCACGCTTTTATCCCCCGCTCGAAAAACCTTTTTAAGCACACCTTGTTCTAAAACATCCTTAGGTGCAAAAGGAACCTTCAATTTGTAAAAGATTGACAATTATTAATTCGATCCATCTAATAGGATATGCTTGTCCTATATTAATATAAAAATATATAACAAATCAAGTATTTAAGATATTTTATTCCTGTATTAGTTTTAGTCTAATTATGTATCTCTATTTAAAAATAATAAATTGAGCTCATTCAATTTTTTATTGACGGCATCAATTGATTTTTAACCCTTGAATTATTGGGGTTTATTATCAATGCTTTTTCGAAATGGTCTTTGGCGCCTTCTTTATTTCCATCTTCTAACTCAATAATACCTAACCAAGTATAGGTATCACTGTG belongs to Candidatus Neomarinimicrobiota bacterium and includes:
- a CDS encoding cyclic nucleotide-binding domain-containing protein, encoding MTDRITKHLSEHMIFKGLPFTTISDLIGCASEKSFSKGETIFLEGEEANYCHILLTGAVDLSIHTHNRGPIIIQSLQAKEVLGWSWLFSPFIWQFDAMAKKDTKSIRLDGKCIRKKCDENPELGYELMRRFSRILQNRLIATRLQLVDIYGKSN
- a CDS encoding 4Fe-4S dicluster domain-containing protein — its product is MEIKVLQHDLLDELFNAITINNYTLIGPTEKEGVISYEPIQKADELPKGLIDHQSPGKYVAQQTDSSRFFGYTISPYSWKKYLFPPVQTIFKVSKGEKEYSIHSSEEQPSYAFIGVRGCEMAAISIQDKVFMGGTYIDPAYKKRREQALIITVECFNTCETCFCDSVGSGPEIQNGSDIILTEIVNEGEHFFLVRSETIKGQIILNQINMKDATQNQVIVKDAQLERVRSQLKRKIKTTGLKSKLLDHPNHPRWSDVAERCMSCSNCTMVCPTCFCMTVEDVNDLDGNSERQQKWDSCFTSEFTYIHGGNTRASTLSRYRQWVTHKFASWEDQFDSLGCVGCGRCITWCPSKIDITEELAALSQSPETYTQGKTSHD
- a CDS encoding OFA family MFS transporter gives rise to the protein MNIILTENRWLVVVGAIMIQLALGAIYAWSVFTKIITDPSGLYQFSAREAALIFSAGLATFAFVMILAGRLQALYGPRKIAILGGILLGAGYMMGGFFGSTFFMQFLFIGVFGGAGIGFAYVVPIAVGVKWFPDKKGMITGLAVAGFGFGATIWVKMADSWFGGLLNTVSLFDLSNVQSVFLIYGIIFTALVLLGSLVMVNPPEGYVPAGWSTHSNEHTQGESMNLSSYEMLRTHQFYLIWMTFIFSALSGLMVIYCIRLFGTDALAYHNVNNPGLVAGTAMAWYAIFNGLGRIVWGVVSDKIGRRITIIILTAIQGIIMFMVYHVFIVYASEFGFIISASIIGFNFGGNFALFPAITADYFGNKNVGTNYGWVFSAYGIAGIVGPYLAGYFKDSAQSTTDPSVWMVPFIIAGVSCIMGSIIMVKCKPIVLKNKIKNIKNNPVFSSTN
- a CDS encoding aspartate aminotransferase family protein; this encodes MYWPEKSFDELKSTVLKALDQNSSFYDNNILGLPATYLDPKIFPSDADFLENAPYIRSFIENPNHIGLHTYDKSLPSFKGTQQIELELLRICGEEIFRAKHNTLDGYIAPGGTECNIQAIWIYRDYYKNILNAKNDEIVVLFSEDTHYSLYKACNILQLNYNILNVDFNSRKIDLQKLDSQLIKMKSDGIKYFITVLNMGTTMFGSVDCIGEITDLYKSRNIQYKIHIDAAFGGFIYPFTNPNSTFNFENPYIDSVSVDGHKMLQAPYGTGIFLIRKGLIDNVMTKEASYIEGLDHTLCGSRSGANAIATWMILNIHGSKGLKNHMQKFIKKTDYLCKKLEALNIRYFRNSFMNIVAIRSEDISQSICEKYTLVPDTHSGSPKWWKIVVMEHVNWKLIDKFIESIKP